In a single window of the Gossypium hirsutum isolate 1008001.06 chromosome A13, Gossypium_hirsutum_v2.1, whole genome shotgun sequence genome:
- the LOC107893289 gene encoding protein DEHYDRATION-INDUCED 19 homolog 3, which yields MDADSWSARLSSASKRYQSALQLRSDMFMGFEEIDGEDEIREEFRCPFCSEYFDIVGLCCHIDDEHPVEAKNGVCSVCAVRVGVDMVAHITLQHGNIFKMQRKRKSRKGGSHSTLSLLRKELREGNLQSFFGGSSCTVSSNSAPDPLLSSFILPMVDDFVSVQPNFSRETRTTKKSSDVNKSERNVKSSPLSLKDQEEKAKRCEFVQGLLLSTMPDEIL from the exons ATGGATGCTGATTCATGGAGTGCTCGTCTTTCTTCAGCTTCTAAGAGATATCAATCGGCTCTTCAATTACGATCTG ATATGTTTATGGGGTTTGAAGAAATTGATGGAGAAGATGAAATAAGAGAGGAGTTTCGATGCCCTTTTTGTTCAGAGTATTTCGACATCGTTGGCTTGTGTTGTCACATTGATGATGAGCATCCAGTGGAGGCTAAAAATGGG GTTTGTTCAGTCTGTGCAGTGAGGGTGGGCGTTGATATGGTTGCGCATATAACCCTACAACATGGAAATATATTTAAG ATGCAGCGCAAGAGGAAATCACGTAAAGGTGGATCTCATTCCACGCTTTCTCTTCTGAGGAAAGAGCTGCGAGAAGGAAATCTACAGTCCTTCTTCGGGGGTTCTTCTTGTACGGTGTCTTCCAATTCAGCCCCTGATCCGTTGTTGTCTTCATTTATTTTACCCATGGTTGATGACTTTGTTAGTGTCCAGCCTAACTTTTCTCGTGAAACAAGAACAACTAAGAAAAGTTCAGACGTGAATAAGTCAGAAAG AAATGTGAAGTCGTCTCCCCTTTCACTAAAGGATCAGGAAGAGAAGGCAAAAAGATGCGAGTTTGTTCAAGGGCTGCTGTTGTCCACAATGcctgatgaaattttataa
- the LOC107893291 gene encoding GATA transcription factor 15: MGVMDLREQKSLNEDTMSETMKKFCTDCKTTKTPLWRGGPSGPKSLCNACGIKYRKRRRAMLGLNEASEKKKVKWHLSSSSSLSSSSTITTSSASIATTNDESVDDMKPSGRFSGLGETVKIRLLALSGEVLLQSSLSLTWVVKKQRCQRRRKVGEDEELAAFSLMAMSYGLVFA, from the exons ATGGGGGTTATGGATCTTAGAGAACAG AAATCATTGAATGAAGATACAATGAGTGAGACCATGAAGAAGTTTTGTACTGACTGCAAGACCACAAAGACCCCTCTTTGGAGAGGTGGCCCTTCTGGCCCCAAG TCATTGTGCAATGCATGTGGGATAAAATATAGGAAGAGAAGAAGAGCAATGTTGGGTTTAAACGAAGCATCAGAGAAGAAGAAAGTGAAATGGCATTTATCATCATCGTCGTCGTTGTCATCATCCAGCACCATCACAACAAGCTCTGCTTCTATTGCTACAACAAATGATGAGTCTGTTGATGACATGAAACCTAGTGGTAGATTTAGTGGGTTAGGTGAGACTGTCAAGATCAGATTACTTGCTTTGAGCGGTGAAGTTTTGTTGCAAAGTTCATTATCATTAACATGGGTAGTGAAGAAGCAAAGGTGTCAAAGGAGAAGGAAGGTAGGAGAGGATGAAGAACTTGCTGCTTTTTCTTTGATGGCCATGTCCTATGGCTTAGTTTTTGCTTGA